A region from the Leopardus geoffroyi isolate Oge1 chromosome E3, O.geoffroyi_Oge1_pat1.0, whole genome shotgun sequence genome encodes:
- the LOC123589094 gene encoding collagen alpha-2(I) chain-like, with protein MLRVPQDQGQRVPPVPPPGSAQRVRRRVQLGGRREGDALEEGDTPRGSARGEARVSVARRCLHGRCTCRAGAGCREGDGRRVMGGGRGAATAGRRPGGGLPRASGASERAWRVPAALTDPRRQGGGGRRAALSRGPRPRARLRSASRRRRRRPPVVTAAGPPGWEGAPATRGGADRAARAPAGGAPAGSRVRSTPTLRVPGPPGRPAPPAPAQTPRTRARPAGGAGLPAGGRAERGGASWRAPALPAAAAVAPRTSTFPGRSAISPSTVLLWARVPVSRREGEWPPRAWLGLPAGRGGPGSSGQRARNLLENGRRAGWKAQHPAGELDLDHFLLCL; from the exons ATGCTCCGGGTGCCTCAGGACCAAGGCCAGCGGGTGCCGCCTGTGCCCCCTCCCGGCTCGGCACAAAGGGTGCGGCGGCGCGTCCAGCTCGGGGGCCGGCGGGAGGGAGACGCTCTCGAGGAGGGGGACACGCCCAGAGGCTCGGCCCGAGGGGAAGCCAGAGTCTCGGTGGCCAGGCGCTGCCTCCACGGGAGGTGCACCTGCCGCGCCGGGGCGGGGTGCCGGGAGGGGGACGGCCGCAGAGtgatgggcggggggaggggggcggccacGGCAGGAAGGCGGCCGGGCGGGGGGCTGCCGCGAGCCTCCGGAGCAAGCGAGCGCGCGTGGCGGGTCCCGGCGGCACTCACCGACCCTCGGCGCCAGGGCGGCGGCGGCCGGCGCGCTGCCCTCTCGCGGGGTCCCCGGCCTCGGGCCCGGCTGCGCTCGGcctcgcggcggcggcggcgacgacCGCCGGTGGTGACAGCGGCTGGGCCGCCCGGCTGGGAGGGGGCACCTGCAACCCGCGGCGGGGCTGACCGGGCGGCTCGAGCTCCTGCAGGGGGCGCGCCGGCCGGCTCGCGCGTGCGCAGTACGCCAACCCTGCGGGTGCCCGGCCCGCCCGgacgccccgccccgcccgcgcctGCGCAGACCCCGCGCACCCGCGCGCGACCGGCAGGGGGCGCCGGGCTCCCGGCGGGGGGTAGGGCAGAGCGGGGCGGGGCGTCGTGGCGTGCACCTGCGCTTCCAGCGGCTGCAGCAGTCGCTCCCCGAACCTCGACCTTCCCCGGCCGTTCAGCCATTTCCCCCAGCACTGTTCTTCTTTGGGCGCGGGTCCCGGTGTCGCGGAGGGAGGGCGAGTGGCCGCCTCGGGCCTGGCTCGGACTGCCGGCCGGGCGGGGAGGTCCTGGGAGCTCTGGACAGAGGGCGAGGAACCTTCTAGAAAACGGCCGCAGGGCAGGTTGGAAGGCCCAGCATCCTGCG GGCGAACTTGACTTGGATCATTTCTTGCTGTGCCTCTAG